The Roseicyclus marinus genome has a segment encoding these proteins:
- a CDS encoding tyrosine-type recombinase/integrase, translating into MTHVRVKGFKIFKDRHGRMRCYHRATGHKIDLTEAPLGSAEFLAQCETIRAIAVAQKEKGPRAGTLGGLIKGYFETGHFANLAEATRRDYRKCADFLAPIRDTPVHVIDTPLIAGIHDKAAKKIGWRRANMVRTLLSEVFRHAIPQGLIAANYAKDVIPKRRPRDRAYANRPWSIEERDIVLSRAKPHVRVALALMMNTGLDPSDALKLRKDQIDGDTIWGVRGKTGEEVAIPVSPTLQAALDSIPVHEAATVLASSQGGPWTYNGFSTVWHRFKTGLEEEGLIAPGLTLKGLRHTVATTLREAGLDERRIADLLGQKTPSMARHYSRSANLADKNRETMATLEKENARRAKIVKPSAEKRQTRSE; encoded by the coding sequence ATGACCCATGTGCGCGTCAAGGGGTTCAAGATATTCAAGGATCGCCACGGCCGGATGCGCTGCTACCACCGCGCGACGGGCCACAAGATCGACCTGACAGAGGCACCGCTGGGATCGGCCGAGTTTCTGGCACAATGCGAGACGATCCGCGCCATCGCCGTGGCGCAGAAGGAGAAAGGCCCGCGCGCGGGCACTTTGGGCGGGCTGATCAAGGGGTATTTCGAGACCGGGCATTTCGCCAATCTGGCCGAAGCCACGCGCCGCGATTACCGCAAATGCGCGGATTTCCTCGCCCCCATCCGCGACACGCCGGTCCACGTGATCGATACGCCGCTGATCGCGGGCATCCACGACAAGGCCGCGAAAAAGATCGGCTGGCGGCGGGCGAACATGGTCCGCACCCTGCTGAGCGAGGTGTTCCGCCATGCCATCCCGCAGGGCCTGATCGCCGCAAACTACGCCAAGGACGTGATCCCCAAGCGCCGGCCCCGCGACCGCGCCTATGCCAACCGGCCATGGAGTATCGAGGAACGCGACATCGTCCTGTCCCGCGCCAAGCCGCATGTGCGGGTGGCGCTGGCGCTGATGATGAATACCGGGCTTGATCCTTCGGACGCGCTGAAGCTGCGCAAGGATCAGATCGACGGTGACACGATCTGGGGCGTGCGCGGCAAGACGGGGGAGGAGGTTGCGATTCCCGTCAGCCCGACCTTGCAGGCCGCCCTCGACAGCATACCCGTGCATGAGGCCGCCACGGTGCTGGCCAGCTCGCAGGGCGGGCCTTGGACCTACAACGGCTTTTCCACCGTCTGGCACCGTTTCAAGACCGGGCTGGAGGAGGAAGGGCTGATCGCTCCGGGCCTCACGCTCAAGGGCCTGCGACACACCGTGGCGACGACGCTGCGCGAGGCGGGACTCGATGAGCGGCGCATCGCGGACCTCTTGGGGCAGAAAACGCCGTCAATGGCGCGGCATTATTCGCGGTCCGCGAACCTCGCCGACAAGAACCGCGAGACGATGGCGACGCTGGAAAAAGAGAACGCGAGACGCGCGAAGATTGTCAAACCTTCCGCCGAAAAGCGTCAAACCCGATCCGAGTAA
- a CDS encoding helix-turn-helix transcriptional regulator codes for MNRPDTYLGGLGARMAIARNELGLSQARMAEALGMSQRAYQSYETGKRSMPVEALVDMHRQFGVDLNWILMGVEAVRPGHDLAALEGFETALDRHLSATGIRLKSEKRGAIVARWYRSFLEGKEIPMDDVHTWIELLRE; via the coding sequence GTGAATCGTCCGGATACCTACCTCGGCGGCCTCGGCGCGCGCATGGCGATCGCGCGCAACGAGCTTGGCCTGTCGCAGGCCCGGATGGCCGAGGCACTCGGCATGTCGCAGCGGGCTTATCAGAGCTACGAGACCGGCAAACGCTCGATGCCGGTCGAGGCGCTGGTCGACATGCACCGCCAGTTCGGCGTGGACCTGAACTGGATCCTGATGGGAGTCGAAGCGGTGCGCCCGGGCCATGACCTGGCGGCGCTAGAGGGGTTCGAGACGGCGCTGGACCGCCACCTCAGCGCGACGGGTATCCGCCTGAAAAGCGAGAAACGCGGGGCGATCGTGGCGCGCTGGTACCGATCGTTCCTGGAGGGGAAGGAAATCCCGATGGACGACGTCCACACCTGGATCGAATTGTTGAGAGAATGA
- a CDS encoding ATP-dependent helicase, which yields MPLRSVRAAYLAQAADLVSNPGQQAAYDSTGHCVVLAGPGSGKTKTLVLKLARIMAEDVRAPRGAACITYSQECARELTRRLERLGLREAPNLFIGTVHGFCLRHLLMPYGRLANLPVPFPLAVATQRQSDQLMKRVGDRLFGIGHPNKPMDLGRHRRSILDRTSEAWSNEEELAAWAEGYEAELRRTGLVDFDDLVIFGQRLVSEHDWVLPLLQAKFPILAVDEYQDLGVALHRIVKRVAFDGGVRLFAVGDPDQSIYGFTGADGALLQELAEHEDVERIQLQLNYRSASRIISTAEMALGEDRGYRSNDPDRQAVIAFVECDDGLEGQAAHAVAEIIPVALAAKPGRTLGDIAILYRDYRAGDVVAAAVAAEGLDFVRVDTAAPYRKVALTSWIEDCAAWCSGGWRKAQPQLRGLLDRWIGFHRARISDAQASAELQSLTRLLWSLRVEEGLARDFVAELRAGMLDALMVDEPSLADQQEQVERMSAAVALGGPLEDLDLASLGGRDGSPLHLNLLTLHSAKGCEYDVVIMVGLDLGSLPWRNEAPATQRESRRLFYVGLTRARDEIHMLYSGFVDTRFGRQYWGRSPFLNELEARMQEAEGD from the coding sequence ATGCCCTTGCGTAGTGTTAGAGCCGCCTATCTCGCGCAAGCAGCAGACTTGGTCAGTAACCCGGGCCAGCAAGCCGCCTATGACTCAACCGGCCATTGTGTTGTGCTTGCCGGCCCCGGCAGCGGCAAGACCAAGACGCTGGTGCTCAAGCTTGCCCGGATCATGGCTGAAGACGTACGCGCGCCACGCGGCGCGGCATGCATCACCTACAGCCAGGAGTGCGCGCGCGAGCTGACGCGCCGGCTGGAGCGGCTGGGCCTCCGAGAGGCGCCAAACCTCTTCATCGGTACGGTCCATGGTTTTTGTCTGAGGCATCTGTTGATGCCCTATGGCCGTCTTGCCAATCTGCCGGTGCCTTTCCCGCTTGCAGTCGCCACGCAACGGCAGAGCGACCAGTTGATGAAGCGGGTCGGGGACAGGCTCTTCGGCATAGGTCATCCGAACAAGCCGATGGACCTGGGGCGTCATAGGCGATCGATATTGGACAGGACATCGGAAGCCTGGTCAAATGAGGAGGAGCTTGCGGCCTGGGCAGAGGGCTATGAAGCCGAGCTGCGGCGAACAGGTCTCGTCGATTTCGACGACCTGGTAATTTTCGGCCAACGCCTGGTGTCGGAACACGACTGGGTGCTCCCGCTGCTCCAAGCGAAATTCCCGATCTTAGCGGTTGATGAATATCAGGACCTCGGCGTTGCGCTGCACCGCATAGTCAAGCGCGTTGCCTTCGACGGAGGTGTCCGCCTCTTTGCGGTCGGAGATCCGGATCAGTCGATCTACGGCTTCACGGGCGCGGACGGGGCTTTGCTGCAGGAGTTGGCGGAGCACGAGGATGTCGAGCGCATTCAGCTTCAACTCAATTATCGATCCGCCTCGCGTATTATCAGTACCGCCGAAATGGCGCTCGGCGAAGATCGCGGCTACCGATCGAACGACCCAGATCGCCAGGCGGTCATCGCCTTCGTCGAATGCGACGATGGTCTAGAAGGCCAGGCCGCGCACGCGGTTGCCGAGATCATCCCAGTGGCGCTTGCCGCAAAACCGGGACGTACGCTCGGCGACATCGCCATCCTCTATAGGGACTATCGTGCCGGCGACGTGGTGGCGGCTGCGGTCGCGGCCGAGGGTCTCGACTTTGTGCGGGTCGACACGGCCGCGCCTTATCGCAAGGTCGCGCTCACGAGCTGGATCGAGGACTGCGCCGCCTGGTGCTCGGGGGGCTGGCGTAAAGCACAGCCGCAACTGCGTGGCTTGTTGGACCGCTGGATCGGTTTCCATCGCGCACGGATTTCGGACGCGCAGGCCAGCGCGGAATTGCAAAGCCTCACCCGGCTTCTCTGGTCGCTCCGGGTTGAAGAGGGGCTGGCCCGAGACTTCGTAGCGGAGCTGCGAGCAGGAATGCTCGACGCGCTGATGGTAGACGAGCCGAGCCTTGCCGATCAGCAAGAACAGGTCGAGCGGATGTCAGCGGCAGTCGCCTTGGGTGGGCCGCTTGAGGACCTTGACCTCGCAAGTCTTGGTGGACGTGATGGTTCACCGCTTCACCTCAATTTGTTGACACTACACTCTGCAAAGGGGTGCGAGTACGATGTGGTTATCATGGTGGGGCTCGATCTTGGTAGCCTTCCATGGCGCAACGAAGCACCTGCGACCCAGCGAGAAAGTCGACGTCTGTTCTATGTGGGGCTAACGCGGGCACGCGATGAAATCCACATGCTATATTCTGGTTTCGTCGATACCCGCTTTGGCAGGCAGTATTGGGGACGCTCTCCGTTCCTAAACGAGCTTGAGGCGCGAATGCAGGAAGCCGAAGGCGACTAG
- a CDS encoding ATP-dependent nuclease: MRISRVRITNFANFSDLDVETGESIVIVGENKVGKSNFIRALQLILDPGLSERDRHLGLEHFWDGLDEDKLGETIEISVELTDFTGDPRLMAHLNDCVVEPGPPMVARLTYRFQPKANLGRDPESLADYEYVIFGGDDPDMAIGSSLRRMLPLDVQVALRDAEKDLSSWRNSPLRPLIEQLATSLDEDARDEIQEQVNEAQAELAGHAEVVATAQRISDRLIAIAGEQHAVPLTLGLAPTRVDALLRSLRLLIDNGARGIGDASLGTANLIFLALKSLELDRLVTDGERDHTFFVVEEPEAHLHPHVQRLVYRYFLGGAADDQEDAPPLTTILTTHSPHIASVTPIRSIVLLRHDAGEDATTAVSTAKAPLTERDEADLQRYVDVSRGEIFFARGVILVEGDAERFLIPAFAEALDIPLDMLGITVCSVSGTNFTPYIKLLGPQGLNIPHVILTDRDPNGSKPPLVRRRLIKVLSLVENGVDYTPLDVDAVIARAEPLGYFVNGNTLEPELFCGGLADAMREVIEEELPIKQATRDLLQGWVDDTNTLDEERLIKLIERIGKGRFAQALAPYVEEDTCPDYIRKALEHIRDALA; the protein is encoded by the coding sequence ATGCGGATTTCGCGAGTAAGGATAACCAACTTTGCAAATTTCTCCGACCTCGACGTCGAGACGGGCGAGAGTATCGTCATCGTCGGTGAGAACAAGGTCGGCAAGAGCAACTTCATCCGCGCCCTGCAACTGATCCTCGATCCCGGGCTGTCGGAGCGTGACCGGCATCTCGGGCTCGAACACTTCTGGGACGGCCTGGACGAGGACAAGCTCGGCGAGACAATCGAAATCTCTGTCGAACTGACGGATTTCACCGGCGACCCGCGCCTGATGGCGCACCTCAACGACTGCGTGGTGGAGCCAGGCCCGCCCATGGTCGCGCGCCTCACGTACCGCTTCCAGCCAAAGGCAAATCTCGGCCGTGATCCCGAGAGTCTGGCCGACTACGAGTACGTCATTTTCGGCGGCGACGATCCCGATATGGCGATCGGGTCATCATTGCGCCGGATGCTCCCGCTCGACGTTCAGGTGGCGCTGCGTGACGCAGAGAAAGACCTGTCAAGCTGGCGAAATTCGCCGCTAAGGCCGTTGATCGAACAGTTGGCAACTTCGCTGGACGAAGACGCTCGCGACGAAATCCAGGAACAAGTAAACGAGGCTCAAGCCGAGCTTGCCGGTCATGCCGAGGTTGTTGCTACCGCCCAGCGGATCAGCGATCGCTTGATCGCTATTGCGGGTGAGCAGCACGCCGTTCCGCTCACGCTCGGCCTAGCTCCGACGCGGGTCGATGCGCTGCTGCGCAGCCTTCGCCTGCTGATCGACAATGGTGCGCGCGGCATTGGCGATGCCAGCCTCGGCACCGCCAACTTGATCTTCCTGGCGTTGAAGAGCCTAGAGTTGGATCGTTTGGTGACTGACGGCGAGCGTGACCACACCTTCTTCGTGGTCGAAGAGCCTGAGGCGCATCTTCATCCACATGTCCAGCGGCTGGTCTATCGGTATTTCCTCGGCGGCGCTGCAGATGACCAAGAAGATGCTCCGCCCCTTACGACCATCCTCACGACGCACTCGCCGCATATCGCCAGCGTGACACCGATCCGCTCGATCGTCCTGCTTCGCCACGACGCCGGCGAGGATGCGACGACCGCCGTCTCAACAGCGAAGGCTCCATTGACGGAGCGCGATGAGGCCGACCTCCAGCGTTACGTCGATGTCAGCCGCGGCGAGATCTTCTTTGCGCGAGGCGTCATCCTCGTCGAAGGCGATGCCGAGCGGTTTCTCATCCCCGCATTCGCTGAGGCACTGGACATCCCGCTCGACATGCTGGGCATTACGGTCTGCTCGGTGAGTGGCACCAATTTCACGCCCTATATCAAGTTACTGGGTCCGCAGGGCCTGAACATTCCGCACGTCATCCTGACAGATCGCGATCCGAACGGCTCGAAGCCGCCGCTGGTACGCCGTCGCCTCATCAAGGTGCTGAGCCTCGTGGAGAACGGGGTGGACTACACGCCGCTCGACGTCGATGCCGTGATCGCCCGCGCGGAGCCGCTCGGCTATTTCGTGAATGGCAACACGCTAGAGCCGGAGCTATTCTGTGGCGGCCTCGCGGACGCAATGCGCGAGGTCATCGAGGAGGAACTGCCAATCAAACAGGCGACCCGCGACCTCCTTCAGGGCTGGGTCGACGACACCAACACGCTCGATGAGGAGAGGCTGATCAAGCTCATCGAACGGATCGGCAAGGGACGCTTCGCGCAGGCGCTGGCGCCGTACGTCGAGGAGGATACCTGCCCGGACTATATCAGGAAGGCGCTGGAGCACATTCGCGATGCCCTTGCGTAG
- a CDS encoding DUF3427 domain-containing protein, which translates to MRGEEDDLPCPLCDAAASAIVECDAQVILIRHGAGLALAPRRHVARWRELFTADQAALAARIGAAQTLLETEGTTARVTLVETGGHVHLRLDPPLAAPGPLQGMPHDRPLISGGEDALHAHLRPLIDRARAVDLSVSFLMTSGVRLVLPHLRDLLDRGGELRLLTGDYLGVTEPAALRLIADLEGARRLHVFRAAQIPFHPKAWMFTFAGDGGALIVGSSNLSRSALTDGIEWNLRHVDPVDHASLLAAREAFEALLARPEVTELTPAWIDAYEARRIAPLPTASGAPLEAPEIAPTPHEVQDEALAALRATRAKGYGAGLLVLATGLGKTFLAAFDSADAARVLFVAHREEILTQAMAAFRAVRPRARLGRYSGEEKDAEADIIFASVQTLARNAHLTRFDPQAFDYIVVDEFHHAAAATYRRIIDHFQPGFLLGLTATPDRSDGGDLLGLCEENLVYECDLWSGIDRGLLAPFHYFGVPDPVEYSQIPWRSGRFDEAALTEAVATQARAENALEQLAKRGGKKTIGFCVSRRHADFMADFAQARGLRAVAVHSGDTSAPRASALKALEDGGLDIVFAVDMFNEGVDVPSIDTVLMLRPTESPVIWLQQLGRGLRRSAEKTHLAVIDYIGNHRIFLTKFRTLLKLGAGDGALRLALERLTDKLIQFPVGCEVTYDLQALDILRSLIRQPRDGEELAAFYRDFRERHGTRPTASEVQHALFNPGRTGHAGWLGFVADMGDLSEAQRSAWTAHRALLDEIETTRMTRSYKMLVLRAMIEAGAFPGRIALTDLVERVARLARRNPQIKTDLSVDPDDAPRLRTLLMQQPLKILGETDWFQLGPGTFETTFAEGETTALTALASELVDWRLLRYLQARDVTYDIPEATGLVEAAEEAAPSPVAPTRGLSLWQEYQRDQIAPHFGAVFNTGSWNAGIVVLKGVRAMILLVTMDKGSMSVGSHYADQFASPTRFVWQTQTSTRRDDMRGRIISGVEPGWTVHLFLRKSKLRDGRAAPFRYAGPVQFAGWEGDAPITVQWDIAEPVPQQLRELYGV; encoded by the coding sequence ATGAGGGGCGAGGAAGATGACCTGCCTTGTCCTCTCTGCGATGCCGCCGCCAGCGCCATCGTGGAATGCGACGCCCAGGTCATCCTGATCCGCCACGGCGCGGGTCTTGCCCTTGCGCCCCGTCGTCATGTCGCTCGCTGGCGGGAGCTTTTCACCGCAGATCAAGCGGCCCTTGCTGCCAGGATCGGGGCGGCGCAAACCCTGCTCGAGACCGAGGGCACCACCGCGCGGGTGACGCTGGTCGAGACTGGCGGACATGTCCACCTGCGCCTTGATCCGCCATTGGCGGCACCCGGCCCCTTGCAGGGCATGCCCCATGATCGCCCGCTGATCTCGGGCGGTGAAGATGCGCTGCACGCCCATCTGCGCCCCCTCATTGATCGGGCGCGCGCCGTCGATCTGTCGGTCTCCTTCCTGATGACCTCCGGCGTCAGGCTGGTGCTGCCGCATCTGCGCGATCTGCTGGACCGTGGCGGCGAGCTGCGGCTCTTGACCGGCGATTATCTGGGCGTGACGGAACCGGCGGCGCTACGACTGATTGCCGACCTTGAGGGCGCACGCAGGCTGCATGTGTTTCGGGCTGCGCAGATCCCGTTTCACCCCAAGGCCTGGATGTTCACATTTGCGGGCGACGGCGGGGCGCTGATCGTCGGGTCGTCGAACCTGTCCCGGTCGGCGCTGACAGACGGCATCGAATGGAACCTGCGTCATGTCGATCCGGTCGATCATGCCTCGCTTCTGGCCGCCCGTGAGGCCTTCGAGGCGCTGCTCGCTCGGCCCGAGGTCACAGAGCTGACGCCCGCCTGGATCGACGCTTACGAGGCGCGTCGCATCGCACCCCTGCCCACGGCCAGCGGCGCACCACTGGAGGCCCCGGAAATCGCCCCCACCCCGCACGAAGTTCAGGATGAGGCGCTGGCGGCCCTGCGCGCGACCCGAGCGAAGGGTTATGGTGCCGGGCTGTTGGTTTTGGCCACGGGCCTTGGCAAGACATTCCTCGCGGCTTTCGACAGCGCGGATGCGGCCCGCGTCCTGTTCGTCGCGCATCGCGAGGAAATCCTGACCCAAGCCATGGCCGCCTTCCGCGCTGTCCGGCCTCGCGCCCGGCTTGGGCGCTACTCAGGTGAGGAAAAGGACGCCGAGGCTGACATCATCTTCGCCTCTGTCCAGACTCTCGCGCGAAATGCGCATCTTACCCGGTTCGATCCGCAGGCGTTTGATTACATCGTCGTCGACGAATTCCACCACGCGGCAGCCGCCACCTACCGGCGGATCATCGATCATTTCCAGCCTGGCTTTCTGCTGGGCCTGACCGCCACACCCGACCGCAGCGATGGTGGCGACTTGTTGGGGCTGTGCGAAGAAAACCTCGTCTATGAATGCGATCTCTGGTCGGGCATCGACCGGGGGCTTCTGGCACCTTTCCACTATTTCGGCGTGCCCGATCCGGTCGAGTATTCCCAGATCCCCTGGCGCAGCGGGCGGTTCGATGAGGCTGCGCTGACCGAAGCGGTCGCAACCCAGGCCCGCGCCGAAAACGCGCTCGAACAGCTCGCGAAACGCGGTGGCAAGAAGACGATCGGCTTCTGCGTCTCCCGCCGCCACGCCGATTTCATGGCCGATTTCGCGCAAGCGCGCGGTCTGCGCGCCGTGGCGGTCCATTCGGGCGACACCTCCGCCCCCCGCGCCAGCGCGCTGAAGGCGCTGGAGGACGGCGGTCTCGACATCGTCTTTGCTGTCGACATGTTCAACGAAGGTGTCGATGTGCCCTCGATCGACACGGTGCTGATGCTGCGCCCGACCGAAAGCCCGGTGATCTGGCTGCAGCAACTGGGCCGTGGATTGCGCCGCTCGGCAGAAAAAACGCATCTGGCCGTCATCGACTATATCGGCAACCACCGGATTTTCCTGACCAAGTTCCGCACGCTTCTCAAGCTGGGCGCTGGCGACGGCGCGCTGCGGCTGGCGCTGGAGCGGCTGACCGACAAGCTGATCCAGTTCCCGGTAGGCTGCGAGGTGACCTATGACCTGCAGGCGCTCGACATACTGCGGTCCCTGATCCGCCAGCCGCGCGACGGCGAGGAACTGGCCGCCTTCTACCGCGATTTCCGCGAGCGCCACGGCACACGGCCCACAGCCTCCGAGGTGCAGCACGCCCTCTTCAACCCCGGTCGCACAGGGCATGCGGGCTGGCTGGGGTTCGTGGCCGACATGGGCGACCTGTCGGAGGCGCAGCGCAGCGCCTGGACTGCGCATCGCGCGCTTCTGGACGAGATCGAGACGACGCGCATGACCCGCAGCTACAAGATGCTGGTATTGCGCGCGATGATCGAAGCTGGAGCCTTCCCAGGCCGGATCGCGCTGACCGATCTGGTGGAGCGCGTTGCCCGTCTCGCCCGGCGCAACCCGCAGATAAAGACGGACCTGAGCGTCGACCCTGACGATGCGCCCCGTCTGCGCACGCTTCTGATGCAGCAACCGCTCAAGATCCTGGGCGAGACGGACTGGTTCCAGTTGGGGCCGGGCACGTTCGAGACCACGTTTGCCGAGGGCGAGACCACGGCCCTCACCGCGCTCGCCTCGGAACTCGTGGACTGGCGGCTCCTGCGATATCTCCAGGCGCGGGATGTGACCTATGACATTCCCGAGGCTACCGGCCTGGTGGAAGCCGCCGAAGAGGCCGCCCCCTCACCGGTCGCCCCGACCAGAGGTCTGAGCCTCTGGCAGGAATACCAGCGCGACCAGATCGCGCCGCATTTCGGGGCGGTGTTCAACACCGGATCATGGAACGCTGGTATCGTGGTCCTGAAGGGCGTGCGGGCGATGATCCTTCTGGTAACGATGGACAAGGGCAGCATGTCCGTTGGCAGCCATTACGCCGACCAATTCGCGAGCCCCACGCGCTTTGTCTGGCAAACCCAGACCAGCACACGCCGCGACGACATGCGCGGTCGCATCATCTCGGGCGTAGAACCTGGCTGGACGGTTCACCTGTTCCTTCGAAAATCGAAACTGCGCGATGGGCGCGCAGCCCCGTTCCGCTACGCTGGACCGGTGCAATTCGCGGGCTGGGAGGGAGATGCGCCGATCACGGTGCAGTGGGATATTGCCGAGCCGGTGCCGCAGCAGCTGCGGGAGTTGTATGGTGTCTAG
- a CDS encoding class I SAM-dependent methyltransferase: MLTNYYDSNANGFIATTRDVDMSDARERFLAAVPARADGPARILDAGSGSGRDALAFRVSGYDVKAFDAAPAMVAATQAHSAVETRLMRFEDFAWEHSLEGIWACASLLHVADAELPGVVDRLADHLVPDGALYLSFKRGTGERVKDGRRFTDMTAETLAALLDRSGVFGEPDIWESRDCRPDRASELWVNAVVVKR, from the coding sequence ATGTTGACCAATTACTACGACAGCAACGCGAATGGCTTCATCGCCACCACGCGCGACGTCGATATGTCGGATGCGCGGGAACGGTTTCTGGCGGCTGTGCCTGCGCGGGCGGATGGTCCAGCACGTATTCTCGATGCCGGATCAGGGTCGGGGCGCGATGCGCTGGCTTTCCGCGTCTCAGGCTACGATGTGAAGGCCTTCGATGCCGCGCCTGCCATGGTGGCTGCCACGCAAGCGCATTCGGCAGTCGAGACCCGACTGATGCGTTTCGAGGATTTCGCCTGGGAGCATTCGCTCGAAGGCATCTGGGCCTGCGCCTCGCTGCTGCATGTGGCCGATGCGGAACTGCCCGGAGTCGTCGACCGCCTTGCCGACCATCTGGTTCCTGACGGCGCGCTCTACCTGTCATTCAAGCGCGGCACCGGCGAGCGGGTGAAGGACGGACGCCGATTTACCGACATGACGGCGGAAACTCTGGCGGCGCTCCTCGACCGATCCGGCGTGTTCGGCGAACCTGATATCTGGGAAAGCCGCGATTGCCGCCCGGATCGCGCGTCGGAACTGTGGGTGAATGCTGTGGTGGTCAAGCGATGA